A part of Aegilops tauschii subsp. strangulata cultivar AL8/78 chromosome 2, Aet v6.0, whole genome shotgun sequence genomic DNA contains:
- the LOC109780458 gene encoding uncharacterized acetyltransferase At3g50280-like, translating to MEGGGVQIVSRRMVKPDCQTSTRPPEPETVHLTPWDLRRITVDYIQKGVVLPKPQADAHAVEHLASSFARAVGRFYPLAGRFTVAPGATDDDGAPSPRPSLTISLRCSDEGAEFVHAVAPGVTVADITGPLHVIPRVVLSFFPLSGMLGADAIVDPSRPLLAAQVTELADGLVVAMSLNHGAADGTTFWDLFNAWSDISRSGGAANGDISMAPIPKRWFLEGCTVPIPLPFARAEDIARRFEYPPVQECSLRFSSESVKKLKAKANAEMATGTATISSLQAVLAHLWRAVCRARGLAPDQETTCALPVGCRTRVKGMPQVYLGNAVAGAVGRSAVGEILGDGRLGWAAWLLNRAVAAVDEASVRDELAAWPGNPSFKYAAECGGDPPAAMVVTGSQRFNVYGNDFGWGRPVAVRSGAGNKLDGMVTVYEGGGGAGSMELEVCVAPDALARLVADEELMAAVVGGLTY from the coding sequence ATGGAAGGCGGCGGAGTCCAGATCGTGTCTCGGCGCATGGTCAAGCCAGATTGTCAGACGAGCACCCGGCCGCCGGAGCCTGAGACCGTCCACCTGACGCCATGGGACCTGCGGCGGATCACGGTGGACTACATCCAGAAGGGAGTCGTCCTGCCCAAACCTCAGGCAGATGCGCACGCCGTCGAACACCTCGCGTCGTCCTTCGCGCGCGCCGTGGGCCGCTTCTACCCCCTCGCCGGCCGCTTCACCGTCGCGCCGGGGGCCACCGACGACGACGGGGCGCCGTCGCCTCGGCCGAGCCTGACGATCTCGCTCCGCTGCAGCGACGAAGGCGCCGAGTTCGTCCACGCCGTGGCGCCCGGGGTGACTGTCGCCGACATCACCGGCCCGCTTCACGTCATCCCACGGGTGGTGTTGTCCTTCTTCCCTCTCAGCGGGATGCTCGGCGCGGACGCCATCGTCGACCCCAGCCGGCCGCTCCTGGCCGCGCAGGTCACGGAGCTCGCCGATGGCCTCGTGGTCGCCATGTCGCTGAACCACGGCGCCGCCGACGGGACCACGTTCTGGGATCTGTTCAACGCATGGTCGGATatcagccggagcggcggcgccGCCAACGGAGACATCTCAATGGCGCCGATACCCAAGAGATGGTTCCTTGAGGGCTGCACCGTGCCGATCCCTCTCCCCTTTGCCAGGGCGGAGGACATCGCCAGGCGGTTCGAGTACCCGCCGGTGCAGGAATGCTCGCTCCGTTTCTCGTCGGAGAGCGTGAAGAAGCTGAAGGCGAAAGCGAACGCCGAGATGGCCACCGGCACAGCCACCATCTCCTCCTTGCAGGCCGTGCTTGCACACCTATGGCGAGCAGTGTGTCGGGCCCGTGGGCTCGCGCCGGACCAGGAGACGACGTGCGCGCTCCCCGTCGGATGCCGGACGCGCGTGAAGGGCATGCCGCAGGTTTACCTGGGCAACGCGGTGGCGGGTGCCGTCGGCAGGAGCGCCGTCGGCGAGATCCTGGGCGACGGCCGGCTGGGATGGGCGGCGTGGCTTCTGAACCGGGCCGTGGCTGCGGTCGACGAGGCGAGCGTGAGGGACGAGCTCGCGGCGTGGCCTGGAAACCCCAGCTTCAAGTACGCTGCCGAGTGCGGCGGGGATCCTCCTGCGGCGATGGTGGTCACCGGCTCGCAGCGGTTCAACGTGTACGGCAACGACTTCGGGTGGGGCAGGCCGGTGGCCGTCCGGAGCGGCGCCGGGAACAAGCTGGACGGGATGGTCACGGTCTACGAGGGCGGCGGAGGGGCAGGGAGCATGGAGCTGGAGGTCTGCGTCGCCCCTGATGCGCTCGCCAGGCTCGTCGCCGACGAAGAGCTGATGGCCGCGGTGGTAGGAGGGCTGACGTACTGA
- the LOC109780454 gene encoding 21 kDa protein, which produces MSRRHLVLLPCLLLLLAAGVASASSPPKVSPAEATGFVRRCCRATSYPRACERSLVPRAPAVGLSPRRLAQAALAAAADAARNCSAYIGSPSSSSYASSKGKGKGGGAMGDCAETVRDAADLLKQSAAELGGRVGRASSPRFAWCLSNVQTWASAALTDAETCLDSLAASAGAGAPREDVRRRVVAVEQAAGVALALVNRLQPARRPAAAVHQ; this is translated from the coding sequence ATGAGCCGGCgccacctcgtcctcctcccctgcctcctcctcctcctggccGCCGGCGTCGCGTCGGCGTCGAGCCCCCCGAAGGTGAGCCCGGCGGAGGCGACGGGCTTCGTGCGCCGGTGCTGCCGGGCCACGAGCTACCCGCGCGCGTGCGAGCGGAGCCTGGTGCCGCGCGCGCCCGCGGTGGGCCTCAGCCCGCGCCGGCTCGCGCAGGCGGCGCTCGcggccgccgccgacgccgcgcgCAACTGCTCCGCCTACATCggctccccctcctcctcctcctacgcGTCGTCCAAGGGGAAGGGCAAGGGCGGCGGCGCCATGGGGGACTGCGCGGAGACGGTGCGCGACGCGGCGGACCTGCTGAAGCAGTCGGCGGCGGAGCTGGGCGGGCGGGTGGGGCGCGCCTCGTCCCCGCGCTTCGCGTGGTGCCTCAGCAACGTGCAGACCTGGGCCAGCGCCGCGCTCACCGACGCCGAGACATGCCTCGACTCCCTcgccgcctccgccggcgccggcgcgccCCGGGAGGATGTGAGGCGCCGCGTCGTCGCCGTCGAGCAGGCCGCCGGCGTCGCCCTCGCGCTCGTCAACcgcctccagcccgcgcgccgccccgccgccgccgtccaccaGTAG